A segment of the Streptomyces pactum genome:
CTCAGTACGCCGAGCATGCCCAGGGCGCGCGGTCCACGTCGGCCGTGGGACGGGGCCAAGGCCCGGATCCGGGGTCCGCGCCGCACGCTCAGCGTGGACGTTGCTGTCCGCCACCCGGCGTACCGCACCGGGCGGCGCCGGGGCGAAGCCCGGTTCCCGCCCGGGGCCGTGCGGCCGAGGCGGGGACCGGGGACCCGGTCGGCCTGCTCGCCGAGGCGGCCGGGGCCGACCCCGCCCGGGTCGCCGGGTGGCTCGCCGCCATGACCCGGCTGGGACTGCTGCGGCCGGACGCCGCCGGCCGCCCCCGCTACGCGCATCCGCTGCTGCGCGACGCCGTGCTCACCGGCTGGCCGACGTCCCGCCGCGAGGCGGCGCACCGGGCGGCGGCGGAGGCGATGCTGCGCCGGGGCGACCGGGTCGAGGCGATCGCCCGGCATCTGCTGCGGACGCCGGCCGTAGGCCTGCCCTGGGCGCTGCGCGTCCTGCGCGACGCGGTCACGGTCGCCGTGCACGACGCCCGGCCCGACGACGCCGTCGGCTATCTGCGCCGGGTCCTCGACGAGCCGCTGCCGGACGACCTGCGCCAGCGGCTGCTGACCGAACTGGGCTCCCTGGAGTACGCGTCGGCCGACACCCCGGCGGCCATCGCGCGCCTCGCCGAGGCCCAGCACCTGCCCGCCGACCCCCGCGACCGGGTGCGTACGGCCGTCGCCCTCGGCACCGCCCTGGCCGGCCGCGGCGAGATCCGTACGGCCATGGAGGTGCTGCGCCGTACGGAGGGCAGGCTGTCCGGGCACCCGGACCTGACCCGCACCGTGCAGACCGCCGGCGCGCTGCTGTCCGACGAGGACCTGGCGACCCGGCGGGAGGTGTACCGGTGGCTGTGCGAGACCGGCGAACAGTCCCCGGAACTGGTGGGCACCGCCGGTCAGGCCCTGCTGGTGCGGTACGCGGCGACGGCCGCGCTGATCTCGGCCGAGGAGGCGATGACCCGCGTACGGGCCCTGCTGGCGCAGCCCACCGACCCGCTCGCCGAACCCTTCCTGCTGGGCACGGCCGCCGCGGTCGCCCAGTGGGCCGACGAACTCGACGAGGCGGACCGGCTAGTGGAACGCGGCCTGGCCGGGCAGCACCCCGCCCTGCTGCACCCGATGCAGCACGCGCTCCTCAACACCCGGGCGGACATCGCCGCGGCCCGCGGCGACCACGCCCGTCTGCTCGCCACCGGCGACGCGGCGGGGGACCCGGCACCGTCCCGCACCGGGCCCTCCAACCGGGACGCCCACGCCCTGATGGCGCTCGTCCACACCGGCCGCACCGACGAGGCGCTGCGCCTCGCCGACCGGTTCGACCTGCGCGAGGTGCCGGAGAACTGGGAGCTGAACCGCTTCCTGTACGCCCGGGGCGTGCTGCGCGCCGCCACCGGCGACCCGGCGGGCGCGCTCCACGACTTCCTGGAGTGCGGACGGCGCCAGACCGCACGAGAGGTCGTCAGCCCGGTCGTCACCCCGTGGCGCACGGCGATCGCGGAGTGCCGGCTGGCACTGGGCGCCGGCCAGGAGGCACTGGCCCTGGCGACGGAGGAACTGCGGCTGGCCCGGGTGTGGAACACCCCGCGCACGGTGGGCCGCGCCCTGAGCGTGCTGGGCACCGCGACCGGTGGGCGGCGCGGCCTGGAACTGGCCGAGGAGGCCGTACGCACCCTGCGGGACGCGCCCGCCGACGCCGAGATGGAGCTGGTCCCGGCGCTGCTCGCGCAGGGCCGTCAGCTCACCGCCGCCGGCGAACGCGGCCGCGCCCGCGACTGCCTGCGCGAGGCGGCGGAGCTGGCCGAACGCAAGGGCGCCGTGCGGCTGCTCACCCTGGTCGGGCAGGCCCTGCGCGGGAGCGGCGCCCGGGGCCCGGTGACGGCCCGGACCGGGTCGGGGGCGCTGACCGGCAGCGAGCGCCGCATCGCCGAACTGGCCGCCGACGGCCGCACGAACACCGAGATCGCCGCCCTGCTGCACGTGGCCCGGCGCACCG
Coding sequences within it:
- a CDS encoding AAA family ATPase — translated: MTGPLRERDDALALFAAETERARAGTGGLVLLRGATGTGRTAVLEAAARHAADRGLRVLRARCSPEDTGVSFAAVLQLLGPVPEFTDRAPGGDDRGSAARLWRLLRSYADEGPLMVAVDDVHLADDASRRWLVEAARRVDRLPVLLAATERSQYDIEPRPDGLTQALSPSLVRTHTLAPLSDAAAAGLVHAAFPAAGPRWTQECVRAGAGSPLLLHALLDDLGGVPPQAGAAPDCAPHLPDTCAALYPGTYPAAVSWWLNSAGPATADVARCLAALEQAWPGTVAGPANPPVGRGEAGHAPVPPGTEAGRTAAAGYAQPARPGQDAPCAGRERYAEHEEAAQDTRSAPHAQNDTRYDRWARSAGGAGPARDEWGVARDEYGRGVEPDEYAQPARHDAGGRSARRDPGGQPTFHVSEAQSVRHDPDAQPARADVEGQPVRHDLGVQSARRDAGGRSARRDPGGQPTFHVSEAQSVRHDPDAQPARDDVEEQPTRHDLDAQPPRHATDGQPPRHAPDPQPTPRAPDPQPAQPGRRAQYAEHAQGARSTSAVGRGQGPDPGSAPHAQRGRCCPPPGVPHRAAPGRSPVPARGRAAEAGTGDPVGLLAEAAGADPARVAGWLAAMTRLGLLRPDAAGRPRYAHPLLRDAVLTGWPTSRREAAHRAAAEAMLRRGDRVEAIARHLLRTPAVGLPWALRVLRDAVTVAVHDARPDDAVGYLRRVLDEPLPDDLRQRLLTELGSLEYASADTPAAIARLAEAQHLPADPRDRVRTAVALGTALAGRGEIRTAMEVLRRTEGRLSGHPDLTRTVQTAGALLSDEDLATRREVYRWLCETGEQSPELVGTAGQALLVRYAATAALISAEEAMTRVRALLAQPTDPLAEPFLLGTAAAVAQWADELDEADRLVERGLAGQHPALLHPMQHALLNTRADIAAARGDHARLLATGDAAGDPAPSRTGPSNRDAHALMALVHTGRTDEALRLADRFDLREVPENWELNRFLYARGVLRAATGDPAGALHDFLECGRRQTAREVVSPVVTPWRTAIAECRLALGAGQEALALATEELRLARVWNTPRTVGRALSVLGTATGGRRGLELAEEAVRTLRDAPADAEMELVPALLAQGRQLTAAGERGRARDCLREAAELAERKGAVRLLTLVGQALRGSGARGPVTARTGSGALTGSERRIAELAADGRTNTEIAALLHVARRTVETHLTSTYRKLRIRRRTELPGALDRGRGRVRPGDAHPVARDTAQD